The Pelagibacterium halotolerans B2 genome has a segment encoding these proteins:
- a CDS encoding ABC transporter permease — protein MRIMPRVTGGLGFIGSIAVTLFGLLILTFIIGRMMPVDPVLAIVGDEATQATYDRVYARLGLDQPLYVQFFRFVADIARGDFGVALLTGRPVIEDIARVFPATIELGTISIIIGAGLGIPLGVLAATNRNKFPDYFVRFFSLLAYSTPTFWFGLMGLLVFYAMLGWSGGTGRVEVFYTGLVDPITGFLLIDSVLVGEWDVFWSALRNIWLPASVLGLNSMAYISRMTRSFMIEQLGQEYIVTARIKGLSRGTVIWRHAFRNIRVQLVTIVALAYGGLLEGAVLIETVFSWPGFGGYLTSNLMIGDMNAVMACTLLVGVLFIALNILSDILYRVFDPRTRAQ, from the coding sequence ATGCGCATCATGCCCCGAGTGACGGGCGGTCTGGGCTTTATCGGCTCGATCGCCGTGACGCTTTTCGGGCTCTTGATCCTCACCTTCATCATCGGGCGCATGATGCCGGTCGATCCGGTGCTGGCCATTGTCGGCGACGAGGCGACCCAGGCCACATATGACCGGGTCTATGCGCGGCTGGGGCTCGACCAGCCGCTTTACGTCCAGTTCTTCCGCTTCGTCGCCGATATCGCGCGCGGCGATTTCGGGGTGGCGCTTCTGACCGGGCGCCCGGTGATCGAGGACATCGCGCGGGTGTTTCCCGCCACGATCGAATTGGGCACCATATCGATCATCATCGGGGCCGGGCTGGGCATTCCGCTGGGCGTTCTGGCGGCCACCAACCGCAACAAATTTCCCGATTATTTCGTGCGCTTTTTCAGCCTTCTCGCCTATTCGACCCCGACCTTCTGGTTCGGGCTGATGGGGCTTTTGGTGTTTTACGCCATGCTGGGCTGGTCGGGCGGCACGGGGCGGGTCGAGGTTTTCTATACCGGGCTTGTCGATCCGATCACCGGGTTCCTGCTCATCGATTCGGTGCTGGTGGGCGAGTGGGACGTGTTCTGGAGCGCGCTGCGCAACATCTGGCTGCCGGCCAGTGTGCTGGGGCTCAATTCCATGGCCTATATCTCGCGCATGACGCGCTCGTTCATGATCGAGCAACTGGGGCAGGAATATATCGTTACCGCCCGCATCAAGGGGCTCTCGCGCGGCACCGTCATCTGGCGGCACGCGTTCCGCAACATCAGGGTGCAGCTCGTGACCATCGTGGCGCTGGCCTATGGCGGGCTGCTCGAGGGGGCGGTGCTGATCGAGACCGTGTTTTCCTGGCCGGGATTCGGGGGGTATCTGACCTCGAACCTGATGATCGGGGACATGAACGCGGTGATGGCGTGCACGCTTTTGGTGGGCGTGCTGTTTATCGCGCTCAACATCCTTTCCGACATCTTGTACCGGGTGTTCGACCCGAGGACGCGTGCGCAATGA
- a CDS encoding ABC transporter substrate-binding protein, with product MRNTLLAALVAATLSTTALPAWAATPDDQLVIGLSMANILTLDPAAIAGRESTAIITNVYDTPIQLDAVDVTQINPGLAESWDVSEDGTITLNFRDDAVFASGNPVTVEDAIWSWKRILELELVGSATWQAYGFTLDNFDEHVRADGNTISVTMPLEGDPQLILYIFGKPSASSVIDRQAALEHEVDGDLAAGWLTTNTAGSGPFTLRNWTANDTIILERFDDYWGGAPEMSRVLIRHMPESQTKRLMLERGDIDIGLALSVPDINALNANDDVVVQSVPSSGFYYLAVSMKDEKYQDQNVRLALRHLIDYQGINETIMPNYGILHQRPVTPGVMGSIDAPGYELDVELAEQYLAEAGYPDGFTTQLLAVNEPPFIDIATAIQGTLAQAGINAEIVTGTGNQVYGPMRERDFELIVGRGGGGQEPHPHSNMQSLVINPDNSDDAGLSGLIGWRTSFYNEELNDLAMQALVERDPEEQERLYEEVQYLYEDLVPAIQPISAVVDTVVFRSDIEGFQNHYGWTTRFDTVTKDR from the coding sequence ATGAGAAATACCCTTCTTGCCGCCTTGGTCGCGGCGACGCTGTCCACGACGGCCCTGCCGGCCTGGGCGGCCACGCCGGACGACCAGCTCGTGATCGGGCTGAGCATGGCCAATATCCTGACGCTGGATCCGGCCGCGATTGCCGGGCGCGAGTCGACGGCGATCATCACCAATGTCTATGACACGCCCATCCAGCTCGATGCGGTGGATGTGACCCAGATCAATCCCGGGCTCGCCGAGAGCTGGGATGTGAGCGAAGACGGGACCATCACGCTTAATTTCCGCGACGATGCGGTGTTCGCCTCGGGCAACCCGGTGACCGTCGAGGACGCCATCTGGTCCTGGAAGCGCATTCTCGAACTCGAGCTCGTGGGATCGGCCACCTGGCAGGCCTATGGATTCACGCTCGACAATTTCGACGAGCACGTCCGGGCCGACGGCAACACCATTAGCGTCACCATGCCGCTCGAGGGCGATCCGCAACTGATCCTTTATATTTTCGGCAAGCCCAGCGCCTCCTCGGTCATCGACCGGCAAGCGGCGCTCGAACACGAGGTCGACGGCGATCTGGCTGCGGGGTGGCTGACCACCAATACGGCGGGGTCCGGCCCCTTCACCCTGCGCAACTGGACGGCCAATGACACGATCATCCTCGAGAGGTTCGACGATTACTGGGGCGGCGCGCCAGAGATGAGCCGCGTGCTCATCCGGCATATGCCCGAAAGCCAGACCAAGCGGCTGATGCTGGAGCGCGGCGATATCGATATCGGGCTGGCGCTGTCGGTGCCCGACATCAACGCATTGAACGCCAATGACGACGTCGTGGTGCAATCGGTCCCCAGCTCGGGGTTCTATTATCTCGCCGTTTCGATGAAGGACGAGAAATATCAGGACCAAAATGTCCGTCTCGCCCTGCGCCATCTGATCGACTATCAGGGCATCAACGAGACGATCATGCCCAATTACGGCATATTGCACCAGCGGCCGGTGACGCCAGGGGTGATGGGCTCGATCGACGCGCCGGGCTATGAACTCGATGTGGAACTTGCCGAGCAATATCTGGCCGAGGCCGGGTATCCCGACGGGTTCACGACGCAGCTTCTGGCCGTCAACGAGCCGCCCTTCATCGATATCGCAACGGCCATTCAAGGCACGTTGGCCCAAGCCGGCATCAATGCCGAGATCGTCACGGGCACCGGTAACCAGGTCTATGGCCCGATGCGCGAACGCGATTTCGAGCTGATCGTGGGTCGTGGCGGCGGCGGGCAGGAGCCCCATCCCCATTCCAACATGCAGTCGCTGGTCATCAATCCCGACAATTCCGACGATGCCGGGCTTTCGGGGCTGATCGGGTGGCGGACCTCGTTTTACAATGAGGAACTCAACGATCTGGCCATGCAGGCGCTGGTCGAGCGCGATCCAGAAGAGCAGGAACGGCTCTATGAAGAGGTCCAATATCTTTACGAAGACCTGGTGCCGGCCATCCAGCCGATCTCGGCGGTCGTCGATACCGTCGTGTTCCGCAGCGATATCGAAGGGTTCCAGAACCATTATGGCTGGACAACGCGCTTCGATACGGTGACCAAGGACCGCTAG